In Dasypus novemcinctus isolate mDasNov1 chromosome 23, mDasNov1.1.hap2, whole genome shotgun sequence, the following proteins share a genomic window:
- the RMI2 gene encoding recQ-mediated genome instability protein 2, whose amino-acid sequence MAAASSLCAGGSVAVKLPRSPPLKVLAEQLRRDVEGGPGAWRLARAGRGPLELAAVWMQGTVLAAGGDEARLRDPSGPFSVRGLERVPRGRPCLEPGKYVMVMGVIQACSPEPCLQAVKMTDLSDNPIHERMWELEVEDLHRNVP is encoded by the exons ATGGCGGCGGCCTCGTCGCTCTGCGCCGGCGGCTCGGTGGCCGTGAAGCTGCCGCGGTCGCCGCCGCTCAAGGTGCTGGCGGAGCAGCTGCGGCGCGACGTGGAGGGCGGCCCGGGCGCGTGGCGGCTGGCGCGGGCGGGCCGCGGGCCGCTGGAGCTGGCGGCCGTGTGGATGCAGGGCACGGTGCTGGCGGCGGGCGGCGACGAGGCGAGGCTGCGGGACCCGAGCGGGCCCTTCTCGGTGCGCGGCCTGGAGCGGGTGCCGCGCGGGCGGCCCTGCCTCGAGCCAG GGAAGTACGTGATGGTCATGGGTGTGATTCAGGCGTGCAGCCCGGAGCCGTGCCTTCAGGCTGTGAAGATGACAGACCTGTCCGACAATCCCATCCACGAGCGCATGTGGGAGCTGGAGGTGGAAGACTTACACAGGAATGTTCCTTAG